Below is a genomic region from bacterium.
TCCGGGATCTTCGTGCCGAAGAACTTGGCGTCGTAGGTTGTCCAGCGCGGCGTCGGAATCTCAATTACACGGACATAATAGAAGGCGCGAAGCTTCGGATCGAAACTCGCGTCCTTCCAATAAGCGGTCAGGTACTGCGATCCAATCGCATTGGAGTAAGTGGCCTGAACCACGTTGACAGTGTTTCCCACGGCTGGCAGCTTCCCATCCGGACCCGGCTTGCGGTTCCCCGACCACGCGACATCGTAGACTTTCTCCTGCGTTTTTCCCGCTGTATCGAGCCAACCTTTCACGATCTGGATACGATCGAGATTTGCCCCGTCAACGTCGCGAAGAGCGCGCACCAAAAACACCGGCGCCTTTCCGCCCGGAGCGGCCTTCAAATCGCCACCCATCGGTACACCCTTCCGGTAGCCATGTTCGGCAAAATCCGATCGCTCCAGGTCCTGGGCGTTGAAATCGAACCCTCCAAAGACGCGAACAAGCAGGCGAGTGCCGGTTGTGGCGTAAACTTCCTTGCGCGCCATCGCATCCCAGAGGGATTCGCGGGTATTTTCGCGAGCCCACACGCCCGCGAGACCTGAGGCGCTCGTCTGCCAAGCATACTGCTTAAGGTCTTTGCCTTCCGAACTTGATAGCCGACCCGTGATTACCTCGTAAAAACGATCCGGTTCAGCCGATGGCGCCAGCGGTTCCACCTTGCCGAAAAAGTTGTCTTCCTGAGTGGTTGCCAGTGACGTGTGCGCGTCCGTAGAACCGATGATTCCGAATTTGAACGGATTGGCGCCGAGCTTCGCCTCATAGGCGAGCCCGCGTTTGTATGCCTCACGGGCATACTCGCGGGGCAACATGTCTTCCGTCTTTGCTTCGTTGCCGAAACTGCCCTTGTCCCAGGTCTCGAAGTCGGCGAATTCGTCATTCGGCGACAGCGCGGGATGCGCCTCACCGTCGCCTTTCATCTGCGTCACTTCGTAGATCGGCTCCCAACGCATCCTCCGCTCAGCATAGTCGCGGTCGAGCGACTTCTTGATCGTCAATGTAACGTCGTCGAACATCAGGCCGTTGGACAAGTTGCCGTTGTGAGGGATGGCCAACAACCTGCCGCCTGTCTTCTTCTCATAGTTGCTCATCCACTTCCAGAGGTCTTCCGGGTCGATTGTGTCGTATTGAGAGATTGGGATGATCTGATCAGCCTTGTCCTTGCCGTCACGGAACACGACATTGCGGTGGAGGTTGTTTCCGGAAGGTCCTGACGTCCACTCGAAACCGATCAATGCTGTGAATCGGCCTGGCTCGTTGTACTTCTCTGCCGCCGCGGTAAGGCGCTCCCACATCGTGCGCGCTACGCGCTCATTTCCCTTGAGCGGATCTTGAAGCGCACTCATCGATTGTATCCAAACATTGTACGCTTCAGTACCCTTGCCGGCCTTGACCAGGTCGAGCACACGGCGGCCGAATTCGGTCTTAAGCAGATCCGGGTTCGACTCGGCAATCATCGGTGCGAGACCCAGGTTCTCTGCATGATCCGCGATGACGAGAAAATCGAGCGGTCGCTGCAGCTTGGCGCGCAAGCCGTGACTCTGGATAACCTCCTCGCCCCGGGCGAAGCGATACGCTTCTTCCGGCCCAAGAGTGTTCCCCACCATTCCTGCATCGGTTGAGTAGGAAGTTTGGAGGTGGGTATCACCGAAGTAGACGCGGTTTGGAAACGTCTTTTCCGGATAAGGCGAATAGTTACGCTTTCCCTCCTTCGGGGGCGGTACGTCTTGGGCGCTAGAATCGGTAGCGATAACCAGAATAACTATCGCACAACATGCTGCTGCAATTGAATTGAATTCTCTCATCATAATTCCTCCGTGGCGAGATGGCTCTCTCAGTTAGAATCAACTTTGATGCAAGACTAGCGCCAAGCGTCGTCGAACTCAGAGTGTGACGAAAAGGGATTCTAGCGCAAATTAAAGTTCCTATTCACAGGGATATATCGGGACGATATCTCGACTTTCAGGGTTGTTGTCAGGAATTTTTGGAAGATCCAATTCAGAGCAACTCCGACCACAAAAGCGGAACCTGCAATGTTGGTTGGACTGGCATAGCCTTTGCTCGAGCTAACTTAGTGAAATACAGAATTCCAGTTCCAATCTGTAAGTTCATTAGCAAAGCGCTAAAGGAGACG
It encodes:
- a CDS encoding DUF3604 domain-containing protein, producing MMREFNSIAAACCAIVILVIATDSSAQDVPPPKEGKRNYSPYPEKTFPNRVYFGDTHLQTSYSTDAGMVGNTLGPEEAYRFARGEEVIQSHGLRAKLQRPLDFLVIADHAENLGLAPMIAESNPDLLKTEFGRRVLDLVKAGKGTEAYNVWIQSMSALQDPLKGNERVARTMWERLTAAAEKYNEPGRFTALIGFEWTSGPSGNNLHRNVVFRDGKDKADQIIPISQYDTIDPEDLWKWMSNYEKKTGGRLLAIPHNGNLSNGLMFDDVTLTIKKSLDRDYAERRMRWEPIYEVTQMKGDGEAHPALSPNDEFADFETWDKGSFGNEAKTEDMLPREYAREAYKRGLAYEAKLGANPFKFGIIGSTDAHTSLATTQEDNFFGKVEPLAPSAEPDRFYEVITGRLSSSEGKDLKQYAWQTSASGLAGVWARENTRESLWDAMARKEVYATTGTRLLVRVFGGFDFNAQDLERSDFAEHGYRKGVPMGGDLKAAPGGKAPVFLVRALRDVDGANLDRIQIVKGWLDTAGKTQEKVYDVAWSGNRKPGPDGKLPAVGNTVNVVQATYSNAIGSQYLTAYWKDASFDPKLRAFYYVRVIEIPTPRWTTYDAKFFGTKIPEGAPTTIQDRAYTTPIWYTPGK